In Dysidea avara chromosome 3, odDysAvar1.4, whole genome shotgun sequence, a single window of DNA contains:
- the LOC136250659 gene encoding WSCD family member CG9164-like, whose protein sequence is MILCSLRVMVSANAIQKAAYLMAALTTFFLVYKFLNVSNIYIFNSELDLLREDQYINGTSFLFGQPSGMSFVNCVPGILTKLAAGKFGQSLSQSKCKQLKDMRFINDSETVALVSFPGSGNTWTRLLLEQVTGIFTGSVYCDRELKQEEFLGESVASGNVIVVKTHIPGKGYPTMHRRAINPTNLKGAIFITRNPLDCLVSEWNGQNLHKHRHTAGVGKDYFGNNYDWNQFVITRMEVFYALYHYWLVDVDIPVLVIKYEDMLEDVSGNLRRMLDFLKVRYSEEEFSCVEHNEMKKFYRHKHHTDSADLFTEIQRQIVLNRLRLVEPLMNMYNVTYKDLL, encoded by the exons ATGATTCTGTGTTCACTTCGAGTCATGGTGTCG GCCAATGCAATCCAAAAGGCGGCCTACTTAATGGCTGCTTTGACTACTTTTTTTTTGGTTTACAAGTTTCTAAATGTTTCTAATATCTATATTTTTAATTCTGAATTGGACTTATTGAGGGAAGACCAATATATTAATGGTACTAGTTTTTTATTTGGACAACCTTCTGGAATGTCGTTTGTGAATTGTGTACCTGGAATTTTAACCAAATTGGCTGCTGGGAAATTTGGCCAGAGCTTATCACAATCAAAATGTAAACAATTAAAAGACATGCGATTTATTAATGATTCTGAAACAGTTGCACTGGTCAGCTTTCCAGGTTCTGGAAACACTTGGACCAGGCTGCTTTTAGAACAAGTAACTGGAATATTTACTGGATCGGTATACTGCGATCGTGAGCTAAAACAGGAAGAATTTCTTGGAGAGTCTGTGGCCAGTGGAAATGTGATAGTGGTCAAGACACACATACCAGGAAAGGGATATCCCACAATGCACCGCCGTGCCATCAATCCAACCAACTTAAAAGGGGCTATCTTCATCACAAGAAATCCATTAGACTGTCTAGTGTCCGAGTGGAATGGACAGAATTTACATAAACACAGGCATACTGCTGGTGTTGGAAAAGATTACTTTG GTAATAATTATGATTGGAATCAGTTTGTTATAACTAGAATGGAAGTATTTTATGCACTGTATCATTATTGGTTGGTTGATGTTGACATCCCTGTGTTGGTTATCAAGTATGAAGATATGCTTGAGGATGTTTCAGGCAATCTGAGAAGGATGCTTGATTTTCTTAAGGTACGTTATTCAGAAGAGGAATTCTCTTGTGTGGAACATAACGAGATGAAAAAATTTTATCGTCACAAACACCATACTGACTCTGCTGACCTCTTCACAGAAATTCAGCGTCAGATTGTGCTAAACCGTTTACGATTAGTGGAGCCACTAATGAACATGTATAATGTAACTTATAAAGACCTTCTGTAA
- the LOC136250657 gene encoding histone PARylation factor 1-like — MATKRPVCKYGAECYRKNPDHLKSYYHPSKADEESKVKLKQSTLPTDPSETQTKLIPKGTSDGGKVTDPRSSIKEKFLVDMPQDFYDFWDFCKVLNPVAPEEALKDTIGLKLVGPYCVLAGYLSTASWEDCVVESRYFYDTPEVLTVLENIPKNGYHISYYRDNPDDLPTFLVSNNSKESCVLKAEGDNIFATVGLQISKKLKTVSTNSKLKELNTKLQAKCKELSYNLVESKNFKTRNKQVVAKSFNKIGIVVPVDQNDVGYRPLPMTNGELKAVLDKIVSSKSKEEKATASEPLEEMLSFVQFANDECDYGMGLELGIDLFCHSDQFHKIIVNLLPLAYELLNRPVFAKIIKQHLIKRKKD, encoded by the exons ATGGCCACCAAGAGACCAGTTTGCAAGTATGGAGCTGAATGTTATAGAAAGAACCCAGACCACCTGAAAAGTTACTATCATCCATCTAAAGCTGACGAAGAGAGTAAG GTGAAACTTAAACAGTCCACTCTACCTACTGATCCATCAGAGACTCAAACAAAACTTATTCCAAAAG GTACCAGTGATGGTGGAAAGGTTACAGACCCTCGAAGTAGCATTAAAGAGAAATTTTTGGTTGATATGCCTCAGGATTTTTATGATTTTTGGGACTTCTGTAAAGTTTTGAATCCTGTTGCTCCTGAAG AAGCCTTGAAGGACACTATTGGGCTTAAATTAGTTGGACCTTATTGTGTACTTGCTGGTTACCTGAGCACAGCTTCATGGGAAGATTGTGTGGTAGAGTCACGATACTTTTATGACACTCCAGAAGTTCTCACTGTCCTTGAAAACATTCCCAAAAATGGATATCACATATCATATTACAG GGATAATCCTGATGATTTACCGACATTTTTGGTTTCTAATAACTCCAAAGAATCATGTGTCCTCAAAGCAGAAGGAGATAACATATTTGCAACAGTTGG ACTTCAGATTTCAAAGAAGTTGAAGACAGTGTCCACAAATTCTAAACTCAAAGAACTGAACACTAAACTGCAAGCAAAATGTAAGGAGCTTAGTTACAACCTAGTTGAATCAAAGAATTTCAAGACAAGGAATAAACAAGTTGTGGCAAAATCTTTCAACAAGATTGGGATAGTAGTGCCTGTTGATCAGAATGATGTTGGCTATAGACCACTACCAATGACAAATG GTGAACTAAAAGCTGTGTTGGATAAAATAGTGTCTTCAAAGTCAAAGGAAGAAAAGGCTACAGCTTCTGAACCACTGGAAGAAATGCTGTCTTTTGTTCAGTTTGCAAATGATGAGTGCGATTATGGGATGGGACTAGAGCTTGGCATTGACCTGTTTTGTCACAGCGACCAGTTTCACAAAATAATAGTAAATTTATTACCCCTTGCATATGAACTACTGAACAGACCTGTGTTTGCTAAAATAATCAAGCAGCACTTGATTAAAAGAAAAAAGGACTAA